One Phalacrocorax aristotelis chromosome Z, bGulAri2.1, whole genome shotgun sequence DNA window includes the following coding sequences:
- the CTXN3 gene encoding LOW QUALITY PROTEIN: cortexin-3 (The sequence of the model RefSeq protein was modified relative to this genomic sequence to represent the inferred CDS: inserted 3 bases in 2 codons; substituted 3 bases at 3 genomic stop codons), which translates to MHLNGFYSDLSKLMMKRRQXWDYSFQLLWMLDGERFTGTLVPSGSMTPNSSVTLEXKIFAFVILLFIFLGILIVRCFXILLNPYQSXPTSAWTNGLDGLEXGQFDCALA; encoded by the exons ATGCATCTAAATGGCTTCTACTCTGACCTCAGCAAACTGATGATGAAAAGAAGGCA CTGGGATTATTCATTTCAGCTTCTCTGGATGCTGGATGGAGAGAGATTCACGGGCACTTTGGTGCCCTCTGGGAGCATGACACCAAATTCTAGTGTGACCCTGgaatagaaaatatttgcctttgtgattttattatttattttcttgggaATCCTCATTGTTCGCTGCTTCTGAATACTGCTCAACCCCTACCAGA ATCCAACCTCAGCCTGGACTAATGGACTTGATGGACTGGAGTAAGGCCAGTTTGACTGTGCACTTGCTTAG